From the genome of Lotus japonicus ecotype B-129 chromosome 6, LjGifu_v1.2, one region includes:
- the LOC130724246 gene encoding uncharacterized protein LOC130724246 — translation MVECGWWEGFVIRIDDSSGDSVQVYFSGECLLMKMHKKALRISRDWLGDKWIDIKTKPDITSTIFTADSSNPKHPLSPSMVKDADSVGVANSCQDVLSIMKSNEPDIAEEKLVCCDGFAEDGDCVPDNNREKNAHV, via the exons ATGGTGGAGTGTGGCTGGTGGGAGGGGTTTGTAATTAGAATTGATGACTCCAGTGGGGATAGTGTTCAAGTCTACTTTTCAG GTGAATGCTTGCTTATGAAAATGCACAAGAAGGCCTTGCGAATATCTAGAGATTGGTTAGGAGACAAGTGGATTGATATTAAGACAAAGCCTGATATAACCTCAACTATATTTACAGCTGATAGTTCTAACCCAAAGCATCCCTTGTCACCGTCTATGGTGAAGGATGCGGACTCTGTTGGTGTTGCTAATTCATGTCAAGACGTTCTTTCTATTATGAAGTCTAACGAACCTGATATTGCTGAAGAGAAACTTGTGTGTTGTGATGGCTTTGCTGAAGATGGGGATTGTGTCCCTGataataatagagaaaaaaatgcACATGTGTAA